A single genomic interval of uncultured Sphaerochaeta sp. harbors:
- a CDS encoding acyl-ACP thioesterase domain-containing protein, which yields MYDELITIDEKNVAHSSFATYSYETDCFTDARLAFYFQVVQEAAGTHAASRGCSIPEMHKEGKTWVITRSQMEVFRYTRWPEVLRVETWAQDPIRLHLPRVVRAFDAEGKLLFIAKTFWAILDLERGRPCRPKDMSLRIGLPPSEDTEHSVDMRLENNRHGEEEPLHRLTVHTPKITYLDTDRNLHVNNISYLTWALESLPSAFRNRCKVAEVDVSYLRQTFLENAVVVYTESKDPDALQKDTPLLHHRIIRKEEDGSETVVWAGSTRWKKRKDLR from the coding sequence ATGTATGATGAACTGATTACGATTGATGAAAAAAACGTGGCACACAGCTCCTTCGCCACGTACAGCTATGAGACCGATTGTTTCACTGATGCTCGTCTTGCCTTCTATTTTCAGGTAGTACAGGAAGCAGCCGGGACCCATGCAGCAAGCAGAGGGTGCTCGATTCCTGAGATGCATAAAGAGGGCAAGACCTGGGTGATTACCCGCAGTCAGATGGAAGTATTCCGCTATACTCGTTGGCCCGAAGTACTGAGGGTGGAAACCTGGGCACAGGACCCGATCAGGTTGCATCTGCCCCGTGTTGTCAGAGCATTCGATGCTGAGGGAAAGCTGCTGTTCATTGCCAAGACCTTTTGGGCAATTCTTGATCTGGAACGAGGCAGGCCATGCAGACCCAAGGACATGTCCCTACGCATCGGCCTTCCCCCATCTGAGGATACAGAACACTCAGTGGATATGCGTCTTGAGAACAATCGTCATGGGGAAGAAGAGCCTCTTCATCGATTGACTGTCCATACCCCCAAGATCACCTATCTTGATACTGACCGGAATCTGCATGTGAACAACATATCCTATCTCACTTGGGCCTTGGAGAGCCTTCCCTCCGCCTTCCGAAACCGCTGTAAGGTCGCAGAAGTAGATGTTTCGTATCTCCGACAGACCTTTCTTGAAAATGCAGTTGTCGTATACACCGAGAGCAAGGATCCTGATGCACTGCAGAAGGATACCCCACTGTTGCACCATAGGATTATCAGGAAAGAGGAAGACGGGAGTGAGACCGTGGTTTGGGCAGGTTCCACAAGGTGGAAGAAGCGGAAAGACCTTAGATAA
- a CDS encoding leader peptide processing enzyme, with protein sequence MSKKMNTVWFMLAATVLNIVLMMVLFIICFVLITRFVDPNSSLIPLWLGLTFLVSIGGSFWVYSRIIKWMNNKFNLEDNLSPLFNRKRKPKRRED encoded by the coding sequence ATGTCTAAGAAAATGAACACCGTTTGGTTTATGTTGGCAGCAACCGTACTGAACATTGTACTGATGATGGTTCTTTTTATCATCTGCTTTGTACTCATCACCCGCTTTGTCGACCCGAACAGTTCCCTGATTCCTCTCTGGTTGGGTCTTACCTTCCTGGTAAGTATAGGAGGGAGTTTCTGGGTGTACTCGAGAATCATCAAGTGGATGAACAACAAGTTCAATCTGGAGGATAACCTCAGCCCACTTTTCAATAGAAAGAGAAAGCCAAAGCGCAGAGAGGACTGA
- the lspA gene encoding signal peptidase II: MAQKDTSRFIPLMLTVFIIISDQLSKAWVVATIPENTIGFRYLGDFLAIVHVRNTAIAFSMGDGLPVAVKLLFFIIVPVLLVIAVCVVYFSRKIHLSVFQRWVLALFLGGGTGNLIDRIFRGFRVVDFISVKVYGFLGFERWPTWNIADASLVVSGILLAASLLLESSETKEDNNV; encoded by the coding sequence ATGGCACAGAAAGATACCAGCAGATTCATCCCACTCATGCTCACCGTTTTTATTATTATCTCGGACCAGCTCAGCAAGGCATGGGTGGTCGCCACCATCCCAGAGAACACGATAGGGTTTCGCTATCTTGGTGATTTCCTTGCGATTGTACATGTACGCAATACTGCTATTGCTTTCAGTATGGGGGATGGGCTTCCGGTTGCTGTTAAGTTGCTGTTCTTCATCATCGTGCCAGTGCTTTTGGTTATAGCGGTATGTGTAGTATACTTTTCACGGAAGATTCATCTTTCCGTTTTTCAGAGGTGGGTGCTTGCACTCTTCTTGGGTGGCGGAACGGGGAATTTGATCGACCGAATTTTTAGGGGTTTTCGGGTAGTGGATTTTATCAGCGTAAAGGTCTATGGATTCCTTGGGTTTGAGCGATGGCCAACCTGGAACATTGCTGACGCTTCACTGGTTGTCAGTGGAATCCTCCTTGCCGCTAGTCTGCTCCTTGAAAGCTCTGAAACGAAGGAAGATAACAATGTCTAA
- a CDS encoding Nif3-like dinuclear metal center hexameric protein: MKRSKLVTYLDTYLGLGSFEGLDRSLNGLVVGGVDKEVRKVAFAVDACQATFEKAITEGADLLVVHHGLYWGTPLPITGSHHTRISTLLKGDLDLYAAHLPLDAHPEVGNNVVMAEKLGLQDIEPFAPYKGTLLGYKGVLKEGRDPRWIAEQLGFENPVVLPFGKDSITTVGIVSGGASSDVYAALTDGLDCFITGEVEHQIYHDAQESGITVIGGGHYQTEIFGVQALSEHIRDTFDLEVCFIANPTGL, translated from the coding sequence ATGAAACGAAGCAAACTTGTTACCTATCTTGATACATATCTGGGACTTGGTTCTTTTGAGGGTTTGGACCGATCCCTCAACGGTTTGGTTGTGGGAGGAGTGGATAAAGAGGTCCGTAAGGTGGCCTTTGCCGTTGATGCCTGCCAAGCTACCTTTGAGAAAGCCATAACAGAGGGAGCTGATCTGCTTGTTGTGCACCATGGGCTCTACTGGGGAACCCCTCTGCCAATTACGGGATCACACCATACGCGTATCAGTACGTTGCTGAAAGGGGATCTGGACCTGTATGCAGCTCATCTTCCCCTCGATGCACACCCGGAAGTGGGAAACAATGTGGTCATGGCTGAAAAGCTGGGCTTGCAGGATATTGAGCCCTTTGCTCCCTATAAAGGTACCCTGTTGGGGTACAAGGGTGTTCTCAAAGAAGGGAGAGATCCCAGGTGGATTGCTGAACAGCTTGGGTTTGAGAACCCAGTGGTGCTTCCATTCGGTAAGGATTCCATTACAACGGTGGGTATCGTCAGTGGAGGGGCAAGCAGTGATGTGTATGCGGCTCTCACTGATGGACTGGACTGTTTTATCACCGGGGAAGTGGAACATCAAATCTACCACGATGCACAGGAATCTGGTATCACGGTTATTGGTGGAGGACACTACCAAACGGAAATTTTCGGGGTTCAGGCGCTCTCAGAACATATAAGGGATACGTTCGACCTTGAGGTTTGTTTTATTGCCAACCCCACTGGCTTATAG